The genomic window CCAGGAGTATTTTGAGGAGCAGATGGGGATACCGCTGAGCGAAGGCTCTCTTTACAACTTTAACAAGGATGCCTACGAATCTCTGGAAGCCTTCGAGGGGAAAACCAAGGAAGAACTTGTCAAATCAGAGGTATTGCAGGCAGATGAAACGAGCATCAACAAGAACGGAGACAGGTATTGGCTGCATAGTGCATCCAATAGTTTGTGGACACACTTTTTCCCTCACGAAAGACGTGGGACGGAAGCGATGGATAGTATCGGGATACTGCCCCAGTTTCGGGGGATTCTTTGTCACGACCATTTGAAGGCGTATTACACCTACACCCGCTGTACACATGCGCTCTGTAATGCACACCACCTGAGGGAATTGGAGGGGGTGTGGGAAGAGGATAAGAAGCAACCGTGGGCGAAAGAGATGAAAGCCCTGCTCGAAGAGATAAACCGTGCGGTAAAGGATGCGGGGGGTTTGTTGGAAAACGGCGAGTCTGAGAAATACCGGCAAAGGTACCGGGGGATATTACAAAACGCAGAAGCTGAAAGCCCGCCCCCTGATGAAACGAACCGTAAGGGGAAAAGAGGGCGGGTAAAAAGGACAAAAGCACGGAATCTCCTGGAACGATTACGGGAGTATGAGGGTGATGTGCTCAGATTTATGGACAATAAAAACGTCCCCTTCACGAATAACCTGGCCGAAAACGATATCAGGATGACGAAGGTTCAGCAGA from Candidatus Brocadia sp. includes these protein-coding regions:
- a CDS encoding IS66 family transposase; translation: MTIENIDIDATLRKVEKLLSEEKGLSPAIRSMIELLVLVITLLVGRLNRNSRNSSKPPASDPNRTRKSRAKGERKAGGQEGHDGVTLKKVANPDKVEVIKVDRRKYPSGKYRLIGYESRQVFDMKISRVVTEYRAEIVEDAEGSRFVASFPEGVTKAVQYGPDLKAHAVYMSQYQLIPYKRIQEYFEEQMGIPLSEGSLYNFNKDAYESLEAFEGKTKEELVKSEVLQADETSINKNGDRYWLHSASNSLWTHFFPHERRGTEAMDSIGILPQFRGILCHDHLKAYYTYTRCTHALCNAHHLRELEGVWEEDKKQPWAKEMKALLEEINRAVKDAGGLLENGESEKYRQRYRGILQNAEAESPPPDETNRKGKRGRVKRTKARNLLERLREYEGDVLRFMDNKNVPFTNNLAENDIRMTKVQQKISGCFRSLDGAKIFCLIRSYLSTCRKQGVNLSQALRMVFRGKLPDFASS